The following proteins are encoded in a genomic region of Primulina huaijiensis isolate GDHJ02 chromosome 3, ASM1229523v2, whole genome shotgun sequence:
- the LOC140973470 gene encoding protein GAST1-like, which produces MARKDAIFLLCLIAIAAILAQMQASTTTLPVSGLHKQGRVQYGVSEGTLGPQECAPRCGYRCSKTSFKKPCMFFCQKCCARCLCVPPGTYGNKQVCPCYNNWKTKRGGPKCP; this is translated from the exons ATGGCCAGGAAAGATGCAATCTTCCTTTTGTGCCTAATCGCCATTGCAGCCATTCTTGCCCAAATGCAG GCTTCTACCACCACACTGCCAGTTTCTGGTCTGCATAAACAGGGGAGAGTCCAG TATGGAGTAAGTGAGGGGACACTCGGGCCGCAAG AGTGTGCCCCAAGGTGCGGATACAGATGCTCAAAGACATCATTCAAGAAGCCATGCATGTTCTTCTGCCAGAAATGCTGCGCGAGGTGCCTGTGCGTGCCGCCGGGAACATACGGCAACAAGCAAGTGTGCCCTTGCTACAACAACTGGAAAACCAAGAGGGGTGGCCCTAAATGCCCTTGA
- the LOC140972455 gene encoding uncharacterized protein has protein sequence MRKAVSIDGTWLKGKYNGVLLVPSAQDGNYHQYLLAWGIVDVECTSSWSWFLTKLLEVVPDEDELVIISDRHQRIINEVSTVYRNAHHGHCTWHLSQNLKTRCKKKGATEMLLHIAKIYKPFEFDNAYNEVRNRYPEAAQFLDERDSLDRWTRAYCPKTRYNIMTTNGVESINARLLEERKLPIIALLDSLQKLASCWFARYRHASMVSNTNLTLPSRGFFVADSLMPRECKFLN, from the coding sequence ATGCGGAAAGCTGTATCAATTGATGGTACGTGGTTGAAGGGCAAGTATAATGGTGTTTTACTGGTGCCATCGGCACAAGATGGAAATTATCACCAATATCTTTTGGCGTGGGGAATCGTAGATGTCGAGTGTACTTCTTCGTGGAGTTGGTTTTTGACGAAGTTGTTAGAAGTAGTACCAGACGAGGATGAATTGGTGATAATTTCAGACAGGCATCAAAGAATCATAAATGAGGTTTCTACTGTATATAGAAATGCGCATCATGGTCATTGTACGTGGCATTTATCCCAAAACCTGAAAACTAGATGCAAAAAGAAGGGTGCAACCGAAATGCTTTTGCACATTGCAAAAATTTATAAGCCTTTCGAGTTTGATAATGCATACAATGAAGTTAGGAATAGATATCCTGAGGCAGCGCAATTTTTGGACGAGAGAGATTCACTTGATAGATGGACTCGAGCATATTGTCCAAAGACCCGTTACAATATTATGACGACAAACGGGGTTGAGTCGATCAATGCTAGATTACTTGAAGAAAGGAAGCTGCCAATCATTGCACTTTTAGATTCTTTGCAGAAACTGGCCTCATGTTGGTTTGCCCGATATCGCCACGCATCAATGGTAAGTAACACTAATCTGACCCTTCCATCGAGGGGATTCTTCGTAGCCGATTCACTGATGCCCAGGGAATGCAAGTTTTTGAATTAG